The following is a genomic window from Paenibacillus sp. FSL R5-0766.
CGACCGTACTCCCCAGGCGGAGTGCTTAATGTGTTAACTTCGGCACCAAGGGTATCGAAACCCCTAACACCTAGCACTCATCGTTTACGGCGTGGACTACCAGGGTATCTAATCCTGTTTGCTCCCCACGCTTTCGCGCCTCAGCGTCAGTTACAGCCCAGAGAGTCGCCTTCGCCACTGGTGTTCCTCCACATATCTACGCATTTCACCGCTACACGTGGAATTCCACTCTCCTCTTCTGCACTCAAGTCACCCAGTTTCCAGTGCGATCCGGGGTTGAGCCCCGGGATTAAACACCAGACTTAAATGACCGCCTGCGCGCGCTTTACGCCCAATAATTCCGGACAACGCTTGCCCCCTACGTATTACCGCGGCTGCTGGCACGTAGTTAGCCGGGGCTTTCTTCTCAGGTACCGTCACCTTGAGAGCAGTTACTCTCCCAAGCGTTCTTCCCTGGCAACAGAGCTTTACGATCCGAAAACCTTCATCACTCACGCGGCATTGCTCCGTCAGGCTTTCGCCCATTGCGGAAGATTCCCTACTGCTGCCTCCCGTAGGAGTCTGGGCCGTGTCTCAGTCCCAGTGTGGCCGATCACCCTCTCAGGTCGGCTACGCATCGTCGCCTTGGTGAGCCGTTACCCCACCAACTAGCTAATGCGCCGCAGGCCCATCCCCAAGTGACAGATTGCTCCGTCTTTCCAGTTTCCTTCAGGCGAAGAAAACAACTATTCGGTATTAGCTACCGTTTCCGGTAGTTGTCCCAAACTTGAGGGCAGGTTACCTACGTGTTACTCACCCGTCCGCCGCTAACCATCAGAGAAGCAAGCTTCTCTTCAAGTCCGCTCGACTTGCATGTATTAGGCATGCCGCCAGCGTTCGTCCTGAGCCAGGATCAAACTCTCCAATAAAGTATTGAAAAGAGCGATAAGCTCATTTTGAATCTGACGAGATTAAAAATCTCATTTGTGCTCCAGTCGATTCAAGCCAAGGCTTTTCTCTAACTTTCGCGTTCATTCTGCAAGCAGAATGTTAACTCACTCGTTGTTCAGTTTTCAAAGATCAAACTTATTTCATTATCTCTTGTGTTCCCCGTGTCAGCACTGTGTTTCAGCGGCGACTTAAATAATATATCATACGGCTGAATGTAATGCAACAGTTTTTTTCATTTCTTTTCTTTAGTAGTTTTGTATTAGCTAAAGCTACCATATCCGTTCCCTATTTTGTCCTATCATAATAGGTTACGCTCATAGGGTACAAATATTTTAACACATTTATGAAAAGGTTTACAACAACTTCTCAATAAAATGCTCTTTATCATTTCCAGAACAGCTGTATCTCCGTAATGCGAAACTCAATGTTTATTAAGGAAAGCGGGAAGCCTCTCTCCATTACAGAGCAGACTTCCCACTAAATAAAACATGCACCTGACTTTTTCATCAATCGCAATCCGCGCTAGGTTAGTTTTGTATCCATGGATTACGACGCTTTTTATCGGATTTCCGTTGGGTGGAAGTAGCTGCACCCTCTCTGGATGTTTTCCCGGACACGGATACCTTGGATTTATTTTTCAGAGGAGCCTTGGTTGTTCTGCGTTTTGCAGCGGCCGGCTTATTCCCTGCTTGCTTCGACTTCCCTTCCAAATCTGATCCAACCTCTTCAATTGCTACCTGACTTAAGTTAGCGTCTTCACGCCCCCCTTTTTTGCCACCCTTCCCTTGCCCTTGAGAAGGATACATTTCACCAAATGCTCCAAGCGGGGACGGGGGAACCATGTTCTGAGTAGGGTACGGATTCTGATAAGCATACTCAATAGGCTGGTTTGGCATCGTTGATGTGGACATTTCAGGCGGCATACCGTACGAAGGACCGTACATATTCCATGCCGGATCCTGATAACCATGAGAAGGATAAGTATACTGAGGCATATGTGTATGTGAGCCACATCCGCATGGAGGGTACGGAAGCATTGAGTATGGAGATATGAAAGGCGGCTGATGATTCATGTGACTAGGTGCTACATACGTTGGGAATGGACTATTCACTTCGCCAGCTGGCGCAATCGGAAATGAGTTGTTTTGCATTTCTGCGGACAGATTCGGCATAACGTTATTGTGGTTATAACCCTGCTCCGCGCCAGTCCACGGACTGTTAGGCAGATCACTGCCACTATAAGGACTAACTTCCGGAATCCCTGGAAACGACGTATTGTTACTCGCTCCTGCCGTGTACATGTCTTGCTGAGCACCGTACACCTCTTGTACAGGAACCGGGATTTGAACATAAGGGTGTTCGGCTGGTGCATGATGCAACTTATTACCACAACCACAAGGCTTTTTCGTTGCTGGTGCAACCTCAGTTGGAGACTTTGTATTAGGCATTACAGGCAAAGGCATAATTTCAGGCGAAAGATTAGGCATTGTGTATTTCTTGGATTCCGCTACCGGTTTTACATGAACTTCGGGTTTAACCTCTTCTTTTTTGTGTGTCTCCTTTTCGGGTTTCACTTCAGGAAGCTCTGGTAACTGCGGCAGTACCTCCAGTTCCGGCATTACATTCGGCATTACCGGATTGGCAGGTGGTGGAGCAGGCACCGGGACCGGAACAGGAACCTCTGCTACCGGAGCAGGGGGAGTTGGCGTAACTGGAGCCGGGGGCTCCGGTTCTTTGACTCCCGTATATTCCTTACCTTCAGGTGACAACTTTTCATGAGCAGCAATGTTGCCGGCACCCGAATTAGATGTGCTGTTTCCTTGTGCGTGCATAGATGGAATATAAACTGTCTCCCCCACCAGCAGAGCATTCGGATTTTTCAACTGCGGATTGGCATTGATCATATCTTT
Proteins encoded in this region:
- a CDS encoding LysM peptidoglycan-binding domain-containing protein; this encodes MKIHMVKKGDTLYLLSQKYNVALDKLIAANPQITNPDKLDIGMKVKIPAEPVTPKPEGVLHSHKVQQGDSLWKLAQAWGVPLKDMINANPQLKNPNALLVGETVYIPSMHAQGNSTSNSGAGNIAAHEKLSPEGKEYTGVKEPEPPAPVTPTPPAPVAEVPVPVPVPAPPPANPVMPNVMPELEVLPQLPELPEVKPEKETHKKEEVKPEVHVKPVAESKKYTMPNLSPEIMPLPVMPNTKSPTEVAPATKKPCGCGNKLHHAPAEHPYVQIPVPVQEVYGAQQDMYTAGASNNTSFPGIPEVSPYSGSDLPNSPWTGAEQGYNHNNVMPNLSAEMQNNSFPIAPAGEVNSPFPTYVAPSHMNHQPPFISPYSMLPYPPCGCGSHTHMPQYTYPSHGYQDPAWNMYGPSYGMPPEMSTSTMPNQPIEYAYQNPYPTQNMVPPSPLGAFGEMYPSQGQGKGGKKGGREDANLSQVAIEEVGSDLEGKSKQAGNKPAAAKRRTTKAPLKNKSKVSVSGKTSREGAATSTQRKSDKKRRNPWIQN